In Aedes albopictus strain Foshan chromosome 3, AalbF5, whole genome shotgun sequence, the genomic window CAATGCGAGAGGCGATTGGGTAGGCATCGCCGTCTTCTTCCACCAGTTGCACCAAGCACCGTGTGGCTAGGAATGGTGCCGATGCTGTACCGTAGGTAACGGTACACAGCTCCAAAACCCGCAGCGGTTGCGACGGGTGGGGTCTCCAAAAGATCCGCAGGAAACGCCGGTCTTGCATCGCGTGTAGAACTTGGCGGTACATTTTGGAAACATCTCCGGAGAAGGCAATCTTGTACTTCCGGAACCGCAGGACGATGAAATGCAAGTCGTTCTGTACTACGGGTCCTACCTGTAGCACTTCGTTCAGGGACAGCTCGGATGGCGACGACTTGGCGCTGGCGTCAAATACAACACGGCATTTCGTGCTCGAGCTTGACGGCCGTAATACCGCGTGGTGCGGCATGTAGTACGATGGCTGGTTTGGAGGGTCTTCGGTTTCACGGACTTCGTGGCAGTGTCCAAGAGCTTcgtactcccggaggaactccacaTACTGTGCCTGCAATTCCGGGTTGCGGACGAGTCGTTTCTCCAGCATCAGGAACCTCTTGAGCGCCAGAGCGCGACAGTCGTCTAGCTGGTCGATGTTTTCCTTGAACGGCAGCTGCACGATGAACCTTCCATTCTCGTCTCGCTGGTACGTAGAAAGGAAGTGGGCTTCGCATGCCAACTCCTCGGTCGAAAGCTTGGGAACATCGGGCACTTCTTCGATTTGCCAGAACTGCTGCATCATTCGCTCGATGTCGTTCACGGAGGCATGACTGGCTTGTAGCGACACGTTGGATACTAGCGGTTCAACGATGACACCAGATACGATCCACCCAAAGTATGTGTCTCGCAGGAGCGGAAGGTTGTCCGCTAGATTCAGCTGGCTTGGCTTCAAAATGTCGAAGAACAGTTCTGCGCCGATCAGTAGGTCCACCTTGTCTGGTGTGTGGAACTCGGGGTCGGCTAGAACCACTCCATCGGGAATCTTCCACTGGGCAATGTCGATTTTGGACGACGGAATCGTGCCCGTCACTCTCGGCGTTACCAGACACTCGAGGCTGGCCTGGAAACTAGAAACTCGAGACTTGATCTTCAGGGTTACCTTGTCGCGAGCCAGGGTGCGCAAGGCGTTGATGCCAGTAATCGGGACGTTGGCTGGTTGTTTTGGGAGACCAAGGCGACTGGCCAGTTCTTCGGTGACGAAATTTACCTGGGAGCCGCTGTCCAGAAGGACACGGCATGGATGCGGACGGTTCTTCTTGTCAAATGCTTGCACCACTGCGGTAAGCAGCAGTACCGTCTTGGACGACTGGGCGAAGTTCGACGAACAAGTGGTGGACACGGGCGGGTCCACGGGAGCATTCTTCTGCGCCGACTGCGGTTGAGCCGGGACAGACGGAACCGGCGGTAGGCTTACCACTGACTCCGCGGGAAGGGAAACGTTGGACTTGGAATCTTGACTGGGTGCTCCATCAGCATGGAGCAGGGTGTGATGCCGGCGTTGGCACTTACGACACGTCTTCTCGGAAGGACACTCTCTGGAGCGGTGCCCTTTACGCAGGCAGTTGAAGCATACTCCTGCAGCTCGGACCTTTTCTTGCTTCTGGGAGGGGTTCAGCTTTTCCAATGCTGTGCACTGGACATTTCGATGGGGACCGCCACAGATTTCGCAGGCTTGCGATACCGTAGCGGAAACTGCATGGCTCTTCTGGGGTGGATTCTTCGGAAGCGGCTGGAGCTGCTTCGGCTTCTCCTTGGGATTCGCTGGATGGACGGCTGCTTCGCAGTTTTCCAGGATCTGGCACCTGGACTTCAGGAAGTCGATGGTTTGAGAGTACTTGGGAAGCTCTCCTTTCTTCTGGCCACCTTCCCAGGCCTTTCGGGTTGACTTATCCAGCGCGGAGACGATCAGATACACGACGATGTGTTCCGATAGTCCAGTCATGTTCTGGTCGAGGTAACGAAGACTCTCTACATGGCGGGTGGCTTCGTTCAGGAGCGCACGCAGTTCCTTGTGCGTCTCGGAGGTCATCTTCCTGAGGGACAGCAACCCACGGATGTGAGTCTCCACGATAACACGCTGATTCTCGAAGCGGTCGGTCAAAATATCCCAAGCGTAGTCATAGTCACCATCGCTAAGGACCTTCGTATCCAGTACACCAGCTGCCTCGCCGATGAGCGCCTTGTCGAGGTGATAGAGCTTTATGGCGTCACTATCCCCCGAGTTGTCCATGAGATCTTGAAAGATCGCCTTGAACTTGGGCCAGGCGGCGTAGGTCCCATCGAACGTCGGAATCGGCGCCTTCAGTGGTTGTTGCTGGATGATCACTTGAGGCGCTGCTGTACTTACCGGAGGTACTGGAGAACTCACTGTTTTCGCTGCCAAAATCAGCGCTTCGACAACGTTGGAGGTGGCGTAGTGCATGTCTTCATAATCCGCATACTCCTTTTcttgctcttccatcgcttcatcCGGTACCAGCCCCACTATCTGGGTGTGGAGCTGACTGAACTCGGCGTAGGTAGCGGAGAGCCCTTTCGATAGCACGTTCAGCTGCGCCAAGCCAATTTCCTGGTTACTGGCCAGTGTTCGGTTAATCCTCACCAGCTTCATTTTCACTTGGGCACGCTGCCGAACGGCTTTCTCAAACTCCTTCCTTATTGCGTCATCCATTGCCGTTTCCCACTCAGCAAATCCGTGGAACGACGGAGTAGAACTAGCAACGGATGCGGATTCTGGAACCACTTCTCGGTGCTGCTGATCAGCACTGTCGTTTTCTTTTTGCTGCGACCGCGTCACAGGCATTAATCACTGTTTGTTTCTTCGCGCTCTTCTTACTCGGGATTGCGCGCAGTTTATCACTTTCGGACGCGTTTCGAAATTGATTTCGTCGCGACCACGCACTGCACCAACTTGTGCAACTTTTACGCAAACGCACTCAAAAAACACTCGCGGCGATGTTTTCGCGGTTTACTGTTCAGTCCAAACTTTTTTCTGCTCGGGCACTCACAGCAGCAGCAATGTTTTCATTTGGTCCACTTTCCACTTTGGTCCAACCAAGCGTAGCTCGTCTCGTGTTCGTCAAACACGCACAATCATGCACAGCGTCTGTTTCACCACGGAGGATGCCGACGACGCGGGCGGTCGACGCCTCGATCCAGGCAGGATCGTCACACTTTTCCCCTGCACCACTCGGGCGGCGGCACAGTTGAgggattttctttgggaattaccACGCGGATGGTGGTGCGATTCAGGCAGAATCGTCTTCACTTTCACTACACTTTTCTTGGCGGATTTGCCACTCGGGCGGCGGCACAATCCAAGGGAATTTCACGGGGTGGTCTTGTGGGATTTACCGCTCGGTCGGCGGTCGAATCCGGGCAAAATCTTCACGGGAAATCACTTCACACACTGATGATCCGGTTcggaacggaccagatgttcgagcCCAGCGGTGTGGGTCGAAAAGCAGCGGACTGTATGGTCAATTTTGCGGGGGCAAACACGGCGGAACACTTCGCGACGGGAGGATCACTCTCGCGGAAGGGGATTTGGCAAGGGCCAACTTTTCTAGGGTGGAGAAAACCAGAACACGGAACGGCTACGCTTACAAAAACTACATTTATTTTCTCTTCTTTTACATCACTTTGTAAATGATAATTTTTTCACTGTTGCGGCTGCTGCGCGTCCGATCGGTAGGTCGGTAGAAAACTGTCTGATGCAACCGTTGCGGCTGCTGTTGCTTGGAGCTCGGGGAGAACAGCGAACAGACATACGTTCGCAGGTGTCGGTCACGCTGGCGGACGCGTGGCGCTCGCTGATAGGCTGTACGATTTTGGAATGGATTGCTTGCAGTGTTTCTCGCTTCCGTCGTTGGACGGAacaataacaaaaatgataacaaaataatgtactggaatatcaaattgaaaacagaatgagttctcattgataacaaattgatatctcattttgttatccacattttacgacttgatatcatacacagttctcagggagttatcaaatccatagggtaataactaaaattaataacaaatttagtattcattttgatattttattcggcattaatttacatgaataagtaaaaatttaaatgagattttgttaatttagaagaatctcgtgattgaaCACTTGTTTTGTTGATACGATATCATCAGAATATGGCCCCTATTGACGGCGTATTATTATCGATTTTAAAATTAACATTTCATTaacagtcatttctaacttggtgcctaaatgaagaaaaaatgtatggcagtcggatatgatatcctcatagatatgTAGTAAAACACGAAAACATACGTAgttcacgacatcccagagccacagACATCGGGACTGaaattgaatgacatcgagcaacgaattgagtcgcattcggcttTTCAGTTCTTTCCTTCGTTACCCGGGGAAAAATGATGACATTGGAAAAATAAGGTATCCGAttggaatagttatttatgcaacaagttgcaaaatgatgattttttcggcacgagtcgtacattttccaacgaggcttgccgagttggataaatacgacaagtgctgaaaaaatcgagttttgcaacgcgttgcatacaacattttttgcaattatgaaaaatACCCTTAGTACGATCATTTCTAACTGCTCAAGTGCTCAGACAGGTCTCAGCTAAAACCACGTGCAGGCATCCATGCGCGTAAGTCCATTTTTctcaatcaggtaggctatgttaATAAGTGTCACAACTACTCGGAGTCACGTCGTCAACGAGCGTTTTTTTGTGCTGCTGCTTCTAactctacgtctgtttggctgatcAAATCAGAATTAGAATCGCTTCTATTCATGTTCGATCTGCCGAACAGACATAGGAGCAGCCATTAAATAGACAAATTTACACGGAAGAACATTAGTGCTTGAGGAAACTTGtgaaaagtgtatcattgtaAAGGTGcggaaaagtagtacttttcggcactcttaaaagtgtcgaaaagtactacttttcggcactcttgagctagtcacgaaaagtaggccatttctgcacagttccggcaattgaaaagtgcaatcttatgacacgtaattgcaaaaaaatattttaagcaattcagtatcgtaatttctattttatattagTCATTTTAGTATTATAATGACTAACTTTTccgtactggttcattatgcaactcaaattagttgtataatgaaaaaaaaatcattgcattaaATTGtctatggaactcgttgcaaaactagattGTTGCAACTcgatacataaataactattactacATTAATTCTTTTTGGCATAATGAGCAAATGGCATAATCTGACAAAAAAGTCGTTCGGAAAAATGGCCGTTTGAcataacaataagtgaaatggcattcatcattttcatgtatgataaatatctgtgttattttcaaaactgtgtcAAACATCACGGGATTCATCATTTTGGTACGGAGCTACAATGAATCCTTTTTCACGGGAGAAAACTTTAGAAAGGAACACTATGCCAATCGTCTATAATGCCAAACGACTatcatgccaaatgactttatgccaaacggcctaaAGTGTGAGAAAACTTGGGGTACTGTGGAACTCTTGTTTTTTCCTTGCGAAAGTGCGAATGGTGCAGTTTTAAAATATAGCACTGAAGAAATAATCACCCTGTAGATCAAATTTCAAAGGcacaaatctcttgaaaattcgaggtgtggcttcgtcatatcttcaccttaaatcaatagcatgaccattacccagaatcagcaaattacaaattttgtgtcaatatgtaaATACAATACtcaggtacaggggatagacaaaatgattgggacaggcaaaattttcatttttcaaaaaatgtccagctgtaacttttctaaaagtgcaacaaatattctcaaattttcactgtaagttgatcaactagttgtgtatcagaggacacaatttggaaaagatcgggctattctgcacgaagttataagcacattagaaaaaggtagaattatccgatagccaactttgagttgttatatctccggattcaatgaaccgaatgcaatgaaattttgtccatttatgacctCGTTTggctcaacttgaaattattaacaagagaaaaagttatagcaatttcattacagtggtttttcgattttgtcacggttctatttaatcacgctccattatatcacgctcgattcaagcacggtatttttttcgattttatcacgctatgaaatttgatagtaatATTTTCGAGTACATATTTCAAACTAAGTAGGACATATGAATTGTCATAAGTATGCTACTTTTGCACATTAGTAGCGTTCGTTCACCAGTTTTGGTCAGTCTAAGGGAAACCACTCCTAAAAAATACAAATTACCTATTTTAAACTACCAATATGCCGATATGAAAGATTTCAATCTATATTATGGCCAAAACTAATGCTTCTACCCTAAATGGTTTCAGTGACAAAGGTGATAAGGGGATTCAGACCGGGTTCTGAACTTGATTatctagaatcgcattctaaaacaTCTCAAATATTTACCTAACAAACGGAAAGCTatataaaactgcaattttaactcATTTCAATCAAAGTTGGTTGGATaaaatctcgcgctcagtatcatacgggagtatctacaatgatcgatttctcttcatcgattttctcttcggctaataacttggcctgcaaatcatttttgaatgtttttgttgttttaaatgctagtcctagtcgtccttcaccgaaatacaccgagagatcatccgaatattgatcgtattttccggaataatccgaagagaaaatcgatgaagagaaatcgatcattgtagatacgcctgtatgatactaaacgcgagaaatgtCAAAATTCAAGCTTTAGAATGCCGTTCGCAATATATAAGCATATAAGCTTAGAAAGATTCCTAGCATAAGAGAATCTAAAGATGTTCGTCAGAATAGACCATTAAAATCACTTCAACGGCTGTTATGAAATGATCAATTGCTACCATGCATGGATGTCATAACTTAAATAATACTCaagactgaaaatgctacttATTGCTTGCTCACTCGAGGAAACTATTGAGTGCCATTTCAGACTTAATGCGTTCCATTTCATGTCGCTCCATTTCGTCTTCACTAGTTAGTTGAGGCGTTGAAGGGATATCTTCACATTGCTCTACAATGCAGCATAAATACAGTCTAGGATGACTCCTTGATATTTATTGACGGTTGTcaatttgttttttcaaaatgctGCTTGAAATTTTCAATGTCTATTGCGTGGTTTGATGTTTCGTTCggtttttatttgcttttttgtatttaggtgtatttagagtaataaaaacactcgcaaaatatgtgtttcaattttatcacgctccagtatatcacgcgattattttttttattcgtgatataatcgaaaaagtactgtaatattatgattttttagtaaattggtctatttttaatatgcatctcattactttttcaatgaattgccacctatgttgttactttctttcacaACACATCTGCATTCACGACAATTAGAGGGAACTTAAAATAACTATacttagcatcttgaattttgaaacgatgttgaaatttaagaaaatttggtgttttattagaaaaataatgtaatcgttataattttcttccgtgttgagaattttaagttaagacaAAAGGCTTTCAAAGTtgtatatccttcaaaagaagaatattaaagatgttaacaagtccaaggcttgtgcagtatctcctgtgtggtccaatgaccacccgtatttatactaccttaggtagacataatgaatcatacctagatatttaggtactgtaatgaatagtatttcatgtaggtagatatcctatgcgcacaaccattaggtagacactacagtcctttcccctttagaaaacttcaaaaaaataacattcatcaccaaaataatgatggcacaaataaactgacgagtccgtcactttcaaagaacatatctgttcgttaacaaaactacaaaaacaaaaaaaaagatttcgcTATCTCAACATCGACAACTTTACCGAAAAattacaaataacacaaatccattcaccaaaacataacatacgacaattccgccacaaaataacaatttcgttcaccacaaaaaataacatttcgttattaccaaaacaaaaagacaatttcgtcaatgcaacatcggccaaaaagaacattttgttcacaacataatggcaattctaccataaaagaacaattctgttctccacaaaaataacaatttgttattaccacaacctgaaaaccaaaaggaaataatttcggaataactcaaaagaaatcacacgttccttgatcctcgtcgccacttttatatccttcaaaagaagaatattaaagatgttaacaagtccaaggcttgtgcagtatctcctgtgtggtccaatgaccacccgtatttatactaccttaggtagacataatgaatcatacctagatatttaggtactgtaatgaatagtatttcatgtaggtagatatcctatgcgcacaaccattaggtagacactacacaaagctcattatataagtcataaattgacaaaatttcattgcatgaaTCCGGAGATTTAACAACTcaatgttggctatcggataattatacctttttttcaatcttcataactacgtgcagaatagtccgatcttttccaaattttgtccactgatacacaaatagtgatcaacttacagtgaaaatttgagaatatttgatgtatttttcgaaaagttacagccatttgaaatttttttgagaagacgaaattttgcctgtcccaatcattttgtctatctatacatttaacaaatattttgtgaatataatttAATGTTAAGGAAGCACATTAacctttttttggatttttgaaataaaatcttgttatcattgagtttttgaaatgataacaaaatgatatctcaatttgatattaaataaaaacaattcggaacgaaaacttgttttgatttcattttgttatcaataacaaaatgagttatcaatttgttataggtttgttctcattccctgctcgggaagTCATAGGATTTGCCTTGGCTTATTCAATGAATGGAATAAGATGAGACAGTGCTGCTCACTGATCAACGTGAGAAAACAAAACTTAAATATTGTGGATCTCCGTGAGAATGAAATAAAGACGTTTCTTCTCCATATCAGGTTCTTGGGTTTATTCACAATGAAATTATGAGACAGCTCTGAGTTCTACAGAGATATGTTAAAACTCTGCCCGAATGATATAAGTCGCCGTAAAAAATCATCTCATTCGAGTCTTCTTTTCTCACTGGTCATGTGAGATCAAGTATTTTCGTCTCATTCCACTCACCGATTGAACCAAATCCTTGCTTTGAACTACGACTCAAGTGACGTGATCGAGACCATATGCAAATCAAATGTGGACGAAACGTTTCTCACTTCGATATATGAGACGAtctattgtgctcattctgcaaaTGGAGTAACGTGACAAAAGTAATTGActttccatttgatttacacggcgagtaacttcattcgagtcgagatctGTCACCTCGATATACGTCTCCGACTTttgtcacgtcactccattcgcagaatgagcacatacATCAGCTCATACCTGGTCTCATGATCTGGTCTAATATATTATTTCATGTTCAGCCAGTAATGTCCTCGTTTAATTTCACGTCCTCATTGGCTATGCCAAACCAAGATATCTCACTCAGACATCataccatcttcttcttctttatggctctacgtccccactaggacttggccggcctcgtttcaacttagtgttctttgagcacttccacagttattaattgaagggcattctttgcctgccattgcatgaatttgtatattgtgaggtagtacaatgatacactatgcccagggagtcgagaaaattttcccgaccggaacgggaatcgaacccgccatttccggattggcgatctataacgTTAACAACCTCTAGGCTTATTTTCTTTTTGGCTTTTGAATCATGACTGATTCTGAGTCTACGTCTATAAGATGGGATCAACCTATCTATACGAGTGGAGTGAGGTGAGTAATCTCGGTTTGACAGTTCAGTATTCAGCTCTTACACGAACTCACCTCTAAGGAGGTGAAAAGCTCATTTGCTGTTCTCGACCGAGATGCTTCACTCGTTTCTACTCGTGGAATAGTTAAAATCACATTTGTTGAGATTAAATAAGACACTACACCATCTTCGGCCAgaagccgcacagactgaacattactaacattagacaacggacaacacataaaatacctagtggcccagtggagaatttttcatttgacgaaaagtttccctcgactgaagcgggaatcgaacccacactacgaggcttacgagacacctaaacaactgacgccgctaaccgctcggccacgaagcctacTACCTATTCTCACTCACAGTTGAATGATATAAATGTCTGAGAATGATTTCACTTTTCTTTGAAATCAAACCATTTCACCATGCTGCAATTGTTGGACAAAATGAATTGGTCATATGAGTGTGAATGACTTAGTGAGACGGGACAGACAGGGGGAGATGAGGTATAAAACAAACAGAATTTTTCCTCCTTCGAGTCGACTATTTTCAATTTACCATGTGAGATTGAGCTATCTCACCATAGAGAAAGTCTCACTGTTCCATATGTTTCACtttaaataacttttgaagaagAATAACAGATATACTGTTCCCTTATATTCATTTCTGAAACGCGACGACCATTACCCATCGCAAACGAGGGTGAACCGAAGAAAAGGGCACGAccagagaaagaaaaaaaactacgaaaaacagtcatactgagtacaaaaagtcTTAAGGTAAATAAATtatagcagaaaaaaaaacaaaacaaaaaaacagtgTAATTTATCTGTAAAATAATATTTAATTCAACACTAGAAACAAACCAACACAAAAAAAACGTTAAAACTATGCTGTAAATAaagagaaacaaaaaaaatcgaaaagtatGTGGCAGTCAAGCCAAAACACAAGGAACTTTGGTGGCATGCTTTTTGTTGATTAAAAATATCCGAAAGCCTGTTAGACAACTTAGCAATGTTAATGTGCAACCTTTACCTGTCAGACAAAGGATTTAAGAcgtgagtgtcctctgctgtacgtaggagttgtctccattcgactcggtccccATGGATGTGCGTCTCCAGtcacgcactctgcgaagggtccacagatcgtcctccacttgatcgatccattaaatcctgatgatgtgacccgtccaccggagcctcccgattttcgcggtgtggacgatagtTCATTCTCTCACCAATTTAAGCTGCtcttggttcattcgccttctccatgtcccgtcttccatctgcattcaacaccttccgttcgaaaactccaagggcgcgttcgttggtcctctgcacgtagggtccatgtttcgtgcccatagaggacgaccggtctaatcagcgttttgtagatggttaacttcgtgttacggcgaactttattcgatcgtagagttctgcggagtccaaagtaagaacgatttcctgccacaagccgtctctgaatttctctgctggtgccgtTGTCAGGGGTCACAAGTGAGCCcatgtacacgaattcttcaaccgcctcgatttcagcaccgtcgatagaaattcggggtggcgggcgctgtAAAACCTCCCTAgagccttttgccatcatgtactttgtcttcgacacaaagCCGATTTGGTTTCattctttagttggatgtacgtttccgccatcgtctcaaatttgcgagctataaaatcaatatatcatcagcgaaaccaagcagctgaacggctTCGTGAAAAtagtaccactcgtgtttatccccgctctccgtagtacaccctctaaagctagcacgaaaaaccatcaccttgccgtaatcctctgcgagattcgaagggactcgaaaatatccctgatactcaaactacgcacattactcgatccatcgtcgactTGAtcgatcgtatcagtttatccgggaatccgtattcgtgcataatctacgccgatttgaaatcgatgaacaagtgatgtgtgggcacgttgtattcgcggcatttcttcaTCACCTGGCgggtggcgaacatctgatccgttgtagcgcgttcacccatgaatccagcctgacattgccccacgaactctcttgcaatcggtgatagacggcggcatagacagtatcttgtaggcagcgctcagtagtgtgatcgcgcggtagttcccgcaatccaacttgtcgccctttttgtagatgggacacaccatCCAACCTTTCCTGCGGTAATATTTCCtcatcccaaatcttggtaatgacccagtgtagtgctctcaccagtgtttcccCCATAGTATTTTAGCCATGTGCTACGTCGCGGAGCCATgtactgcagccgaggtactacctatacaTATCTATAttcgtgatctccaggtggctttatggatagGTATGCGGGCGAAGAAAGTGCTtcgaactaccataccacgggaaacGGCAAAGTTTACTCATCGTTgctcgttatcattcgatacgtcGCGCAGGCTGTTCCGTCCGATCACCGGTTTGTATATTTCTTCCCTTCCTACCTGTTCGTTCATGTCACGCGAAGAGCagtcatcgtatgtttgctctaactgtgcgTAGAGCACTTCTTTCTcctcatcaggtctcccttcgtgtgagcagtgcacg contains:
- the LOC134290139 gene encoding uncharacterized protein LOC134290139; the encoded protein is MPVTRSQQKENDSADQQHREVVPESASVASSTPSFHGFAEWETAMDDAIRKEFEKAVRQRAQVKMKLVRINRTLASNQEIGLAQLNVLSKGLSATYAEFSQLHTQIVGLVPDEAMEEQEKEYADYEDMHYATSNVVEALILAAKTVSSPVPPVSTAAPQVIIQQQPLKAPIPTFDGTYAAWPKFKAIFQDLMDNSGDSDAIKLYHLDKALIGEAAGVLDTKVLSDGDYDYAWDILTDRFENQRVIVETHIRGLLSLRKMTSETHKELRALLNEATRHVESLRYLDQNMTGLSEHIVVYLIVSALDKSTRKAWEGGQKKGELPKYSQTIDFLKSRCQILENCEAAVHPANPKEKPKQLQPLPKNPPQKSHAVSATVSQACEICGGPHRNVQCTALEKLNPSQKQEKVRAAGVCFNCLRKGHRSRECPSEKTCRKCQRRHHTLLHADGAPSQDSKSNVSLPAESVVSLPPVPSVPAQPQSAQKNAPVDPPVSTTCSSNFAQSSKTVLLLTAVVQAFDKKNRPHPCRVLLDSGSQVNFVTEELASRLGLPKQPANVPITGINALRTLARDKVTLKIKSRVSSFQASLECLVTPRVTGTIPSSKIDIAQWKIPDGVVLADPEFHTPDKVDLLIGAELFFDILKPSQLNLADNLPLLRDTYFGWIVSGVIVEPLVSNVSLQASHASVNDIERMMQQFWQIEEVPDVPKLSTEELACEAHFLSTYQRDENGRFIVQLPFKENIDQLDDCRALALKRFLMLEKRLVRNPELQAQYVEFLREYEALGHCHEVRETEDPPNQPSYYMPHHAVLRPSSSSTKCRVVFDASAKSSPSELSLNEVLQVGPVVQNDLHFIVLRFRKYKIAFSGDVSKMYRQVLHAMQDRRFLRIFWRPHPSQPLRVLELCTVTYGTASAPFLATRCLVQLVEEDGDAYPIASRIVKEETYMDDVLSGADSVEEAIEAQRQLQQLLQHGGFPIHKWCSNSEEFLEHIPEEDREKRLPMEERGVNEAIKVLGLLWDPGADTLFIANHPKPSAEADQQVTKRKMYSEIAKFFDPLGLVSPVIVLAKLLAQRLWQLKTGWDDPVDEVTAQEWHELQTSLSHLHHIDIPRCVTFDGVIAYELHGFSDASTVAYGACIYLRSLFADGSAKLRLLTSKSKLAPLHDLSIPRKELCAALLLSRLVQKVLPALDMTFREIVLWCDSTIVLAWIRKPLNQLQLFVRNRIAVIQESTNAYRWEYIRSLRNPADIVSRGQLPETLKTNSLWWNGPDFLHRVVYDIDSPELVPDDQLPEMKGVIANPAVSIEPFPFFSKFSSFRAIQRIMGYVLRFIRNCQRPRIQRETSRHLTVGELRRSTEAIIHVVQLVHLADEIQRVGANEPCKRLANLRPIYSDGLLRVGGRLDRSLLPFESRHPIILPDKDPVIRLLVRQMHVELLHIGQTGLMNAMRQRYWLLNARSTIRSITRKCVTCFRVNPSNNSQLMGNLPAARVVPSPPFAVTGVDYAGPFTIKQGARRPALIKAYVSVYVCMTTKAVHLEAVSDLSTDAFLASLKRFIGRRGMIQQLHSDNATNFRGAHNEMNELFRQFQDQQSVATIEDFCRSREIEWHFIPPDAPEFGGLWEAAPFYHFVYLASAFAIRSVGASSVTLSPFRFCCVDDCVSIGVTAGRSAKIQPVGCC